A portion of the Sabethes cyaneus chromosome 3, idSabCyanKW18_F2, whole genome shotgun sequence genome contains these proteins:
- the LOC128743119 gene encoding coiled-coil domain-containing protein 97, with the protein MHFTEKLERVNEQKEPSPSIYDETTQHPDETGESNMGLVTEADLVEYISRDQKVFYKSQQINDPELTVEEKLNILKEVLSKSHTTFLSRFGHFIKEDHLRYFEQDQETCGYSPDERYEVEYYLEKIRRSHNGGREREIRNRRYAALKQLVQDGSYFSEMEMMQREPLLYEQLVGQYLTEQERKARDAEGSKKDSLVSILFNGIDKDNTDALRKEQQSEETRMEQVAAGCEDEDDSEDSGRENRPETPAFSRAQWGNFDVEEEERLKNIQLERDAEKRNKKYSVPVSMVTAGERDLLRDEFIGTMYSKFISGEDGEFDYSKIDESAEYENLDIIEQDEQERYFDSEDTEGSVPPNDTVHSDMQLDDNEEDDLDIYMRHIDQHLKNQQNMERMNSQMRDINCEYESDD; encoded by the exons ATGCATTTTAcg GAAAAATTGGAACGTGTTAATGAGCAGAAGGAGCCATCACCATCAATCTATGACGAAACAACGCAACACCCAGATGAAACGGGTGAATCTAATATGGGTTTAGTCACGGAGGCCGACCTGGTGGAATACATCTCGCGCGATCAAAAAGTATTTTATAAAAGTCAACAAATCAATGATCCTGAACTAACCGTAGAAGAAAAACTCAATATTTTGAAGGAAGTTTTATCGAAAAGTCACACAACATTTCTGTCTAGGTTTGGACACTTTATTAAGGAGGATCATTTGCGATATTTCGAGCAAGATCAGGAGACTTGCGGGTACAGCCCAGACGAACGTTACGAGGTGGAATACTATTTAGAGAAGATTCGACGTTCGCATAATGGTGGCCGAGAACGGGAGATACGCAATCGAAGGTACGCCGCATTGAAGCAACTGGTGCAGGATGGGAGCTATTTTAGCGAAATGGAAATGATGCAACGGGAACCGTTGCTGTACGAACAGCTCGTTGGGCAGTACTTAACTGAGCAGGAACGGAAAGCACGAGACGCGGAAGGGTCAAAGAAAGACAGTTTGGTATCGATACTGTTCAATGGCATTGATAAAGATAATACCGACGCGTTGCGCAAGGAGCAGCAAAGTGAGGAAACTAGAATGGAACAAGTGGCGGCCGGTTGTGAAGATGAGGATGATTCCGAGGATAGCGGACGGGAGAACAGACCGGAAACGCCAGCTttttcgcgcgcacaatggggTAACTTTGATGTGGAAGAAGAGGAGCGATTGAAAAATATTCAACTAGAGCGGGATGCAGAAAAGCGCAACAAAAAGTATTCCGTACCCGTTAGTATGGTAACGGCTGGCGAGCGGGACCTACTGAGAGATGAGTTTATCGGGACGATGTATTCAAAATTTATATCCGGGGAAGATGGGGAGTTTGATTattcaaaaattgatgaaagcGCCGAGTACGAAAATTTGGACATAATCGAACAAGATGAACAGGAGCGATACTTTGACTCGGAGGATACCGAAGGCTCTGTTCCACCGAATGATACCGTGCATTCTGATATGCAATTGGATGATAACGAGGAAGATGATTTGGATATCTACATGAGGCATATTGATCAACATTTGAAGAATCAACAAAACATGGAACGAATGAATAGTCAGATGCGTGATATAAACTGTGAATACGAAAGTGATGATTAA